A window of the Isosphaera pallida ATCC 43644 genome harbors these coding sequences:
- the rpsT gene encoding 30S ribosomal protein S20, which produces MPNTHSAIKRLKQSQKRRMHNRIAKKIIRTYTKRTLAAVAAGEFEKAEADFRFTIAKIDKAGARRILHPNTAARRKSRLTRVYMAALAKAKGQSS; this is translated from the coding sequence ATGCCTAACACCCACTCCGCCATCAAGCGACTCAAACAATCCCAAAAGCGCCGGATGCACAACCGGATCGCCAAAAAGATCATCCGCACCTATACCAAGCGGACCCTGGCCGCCGTGGCGGCTGGTGAGTTCGAGAAGGCCGAAGCCGACTTCCGCTTCACGATTGCGAAGATTGATAAGGCCGGGGCGCGTCGCATCCTGCACCCCAACACCGCCGCCCGCCGCAAATCTCGGCTCACCCGGGTCTACATGGCCGCCCTCGCCAAAGCCAAGGGCCAATCCTCCTGA
- a CDS encoding SUMF1/EgtB/PvdO family nonheme iron enzyme gives MTHSPNSPRPFASPLRIDPSPMSVPTHPACLARSARAAELIARRQLVRARTLAILEIVDSSDRLGQIHPDFSPIRWHWGHLIVYEAHWVLRVAGGLDPGRDEWNHAFDPRHTAKADRVHLPDETTLFDYAQQVDQRIADLLDRWSAGTVTSPLLENGYILDLVREHECQHQEIMLMLIALLPPNRKTRPASWSEAPTILTPQDRFDWVEFPGGSFLQGDSSKSFAWDNERPAHEATVPCPFALARQPVSESLYAAFLEDDGYQRPEFWSAEGWRWRDAAHVIGPARWLPPNSPSNPSLTWWVRDLFEDRPLRPDRPVVGLSKHEAEAFARWAGVRLPTESEWEGAARRTDLRSNQPGLEALGAVWEWTASPFAPYPGFQPYPYEGYSQAWFDHRHFVLRGGSWATHPDLLRPSFRNWYQPEVRQALSGLRPARLD, from the coding sequence ATGACGCATTCCCCCAACTCGCCTCGCCCCTTCGCGTCCCCGCTTCGGATTGACCCGTCGCCGATGAGCGTTCCGACCCATCCGGCCTGTCTTGCCCGCTCCGCCCGCGCCGCCGAATTGATCGCGCGCCGCCAGTTAGTTCGAGCACGCACCCTCGCCATTCTAGAGATCGTCGATTCGTCCGATCGGCTTGGTCAGATTCACCCCGACTTCAGCCCGATCCGCTGGCATTGGGGTCACCTGATCGTTTACGAAGCCCATTGGGTGTTGCGAGTCGCCGGCGGCCTCGATCCAGGACGCGACGAGTGGAACCACGCCTTTGACCCTCGCCACACCGCCAAAGCTGACCGCGTTCACCTGCCCGACGAAACCACCCTCTTCGACTATGCTCAACAGGTCGATCAGCGAATCGCCGACCTACTCGACCGTTGGTCCGCCGGCACAGTCACCTCGCCCCTTTTGGAAAACGGCTACATTCTTGATCTTGTCCGTGAGCACGAATGTCAACATCAAGAAATCATGCTGATGTTGATCGCGCTTTTGCCACCCAACCGCAAAACCCGACCCGCCTCCTGGTCGGAGGCTCCGACCATTCTGACTCCCCAGGACCGTTTCGACTGGGTCGAGTTTCCCGGCGGTTCGTTCCTTCAAGGCGATTCCAGCAAGTCCTTCGCCTGGGACAACGAGCGCCCCGCGCATGAGGCGACAGTCCCTTGCCCTTTCGCCCTGGCCCGCCAGCCGGTATCGGAATCCCTCTACGCAGCGTTTCTGGAGGATGACGGTTACCAGCGTCCCGAGTTCTGGAGCGCGGAGGGTTGGCGTTGGCGAGACGCAGCGCATGTCATAGGCCCAGCCCGCTGGCTGCCCCCCAACTCCCCCTCCAACCCCTCTCTGACTTGGTGGGTCCGCGACCTGTTCGAAGATCGCCCTCTTCGCCCTGATCGCCCGGTCGTCGGCCTGTCCAAACACGAGGCCGAGGCCTTCGCCCGCTGGGCCGGCGTCCGTCTGCCCACCGAATCCGAATGGGAAGGGGCCGCGCGTCGGACCGACTTGCGTTCCAACCAACCTGGCTTGGAGGCGCTCGGAGCCGTCTGGGAGTGGACGGCCTCCCCTTTCGCACCTTATCCTGGCTTCCAGCCGTATCCCTATGAAGGGTACTCGCAAGCTTGGTTCGATCATCGCCACTTCGTCCTGCGTGGCGGTTCGTGGGCGACTCATCCCGACCTGCTTCGCCCAAGTTTCCGCAACTGGTATCAGCCGGAGGTTCGTCAAGCCCTCTCGGGTCTGCGACCCGCTCGGCTCGATTGA
- a CDS encoding NAD-dependent succinate-semialdehyde dehydrogenase, whose product MSPLSNAPVASHQSEIVAERRMWIDGQWREAIDGGTLAILNPADESTLAEVAFGGKADALAAIDAAARAFVAWRATSAYERAKLLKTTADLMRQRADRLARTLTSEQGKPLPEARGEVLHAADTFEWFAEEGKRAYGRIIPPTTMNRRHQVLRHPVGVVGTITPWNFPAALPSRKIAPALAAGCTVVCRPADQTPLTLIGMIECLIDAGAPPGVVNLVMGTAPEIADAYFEHPAVRKISFTGSTAVGKQLIRKSADQVKRLSLELGGHAPLIVFPDADPAQVAQLAVLGKFRNNGQVCVAPSRFYIHDRIAADFTEAAVELTRNLKLGPGLAEGVQVGPMFDARGLDKAQRLVEEAKAKGAVVLTGGTRSQRFERGFFFEPTVLRNVTPDMALMREEPFAPVMPLLSFDRLEEVLAQANATPYGLAAYVFTQDLTTATRMAEGLEAGIVAINDPVPATPQCPFGGMKESGLGRELGQEGLDSYFETKYVSIGLRS is encoded by the coding sequence ATGAGCCCCCTCTCCAACGCCCCGGTCGCCTCCCACCAAAGTGAGATCGTCGCCGAACGTCGCATGTGGATCGATGGCCAGTGGCGGGAGGCGATCGACGGAGGCACTCTGGCGATCCTCAACCCGGCCGACGAATCGACCCTCGCCGAGGTGGCGTTCGGCGGCAAGGCCGACGCGCTGGCGGCGATCGACGCGGCCGCCCGGGCCTTTGTTGCCTGGCGGGCAACTTCGGCCTACGAGCGCGCCAAACTGCTGAAAACCACCGCCGACCTGATGCGGCAACGCGCTGACCGCCTGGCCCGCACCTTAACCTCTGAACAGGGCAAACCACTCCCCGAGGCCCGCGGCGAGGTGCTGCACGCCGCCGACACCTTCGAATGGTTCGCCGAAGAAGGCAAGCGGGCCTACGGACGGATCATTCCCCCGACCACCATGAACCGCCGCCATCAGGTTCTTCGCCACCCGGTCGGCGTGGTCGGCACCATCACCCCCTGGAACTTTCCCGCCGCCCTGCCCTCCCGCAAGATTGCCCCCGCTCTGGCCGCGGGTTGCACCGTGGTCTGCCGCCCCGCTGACCAAACCCCCCTGACACTCATTGGCATGATCGAATGTCTGATCGACGCCGGAGCGCCCCCCGGCGTGGTCAACCTCGTCATGGGCACGGCCCCCGAGATCGCCGACGCCTATTTCGAGCATCCCGCCGTTCGAAAAATCAGCTTCACCGGCAGCACCGCCGTTGGCAAGCAACTCATTCGCAAATCAGCCGACCAAGTCAAACGTCTCAGCCTGGAACTGGGCGGCCATGCTCCCCTGATCGTCTTCCCCGACGCCGACCCCGCCCAGGTCGCTCAACTCGCGGTGCTGGGCAAATTCCGCAACAACGGTCAGGTCTGCGTCGCCCCCTCGCGGTTTTACATCCACGACCGCATCGCCGCCGACTTCACCGAGGCGGCCGTCGAACTGACCCGCAACCTCAAACTCGGTCCCGGACTGGCCGAAGGGGTCCAAGTCGGCCCAATGTTCGACGCCCGGGGACTCGACAAAGCCCAACGCCTAGTGGAGGAGGCCAAGGCCAAAGGGGCCGTGGTTTTGACCGGCGGCACCCGCTCCCAACGCTTTGAACGCGGCTTCTTCTTCGAGCCGACCGTTCTCCGGAACGTCACCCCTGACATGGCTCTGATGCGTGAGGAACCGTTCGCGCCGGTCATGCCACTGCTCTCGTTCGACCGCCTCGAAGAGGTACTCGCTCAGGCCAACGCCACCCCCTACGGCCTGGCCGCCTACGTCTTCACTCAGGATCTCACCACGGCCACCCGCATGGCCGAAGGACTCGAAGCCGGCATTGTGGCAATCAACGACCCGGTCCCCGCCACGCCCCAATGCCCCTTCGGCGGCATGAAGGAATCCGGTCTGGGCCGCGAACTCGGCCAGGAGGGGCTAGACTCTTACTTCGAAACCAAGTACGTCTCAATCGGCCTGCGGAGCTAA
- a CDS encoding diacylglycerol/lipid kinase family protein, translated as MSTSTPLSNSDTPAAPSFEPLGAGNKLPGDSGVFVILNPVAGSMKTDLLRTALNETFASRGIVPTIHLTRPEDNLRQLVTQALEQGHDLIVAAGGDGTIAAVADALVNRRAASGVTPTLGIIATGTANVLARELGLPLDPLAAARLLAHPKGRRALDVMRVQDRHFVVQIGLGLDALMIRDTPRTHKRRWGRLAYLLVGLSHLIGFRVHRFQLWIDDQPRYTKRGLQLVVANSGTLGQEGFHWGPNISPDDGVLNVCLVGARTWRHLLDVAWAFFRGRAHHHRRIHHFEARRRITLDSRPRLPVQADGEVIGTTPLTIELVPRALAVLC; from the coding sequence ATGTCCACCAGCACCCCGTTGTCCAATTCGGACACTCCCGCCGCGCCCTCGTTCGAGCCGCTGGGCGCGGGGAACAAGCTTCCCGGCGATTCGGGGGTGTTCGTGATCCTCAACCCAGTCGCCGGCTCGATGAAAACCGACTTGTTGCGAACCGCCCTCAACGAAACCTTCGCCTCCCGCGGCATCGTTCCCACGATCCATCTCACCCGTCCCGAGGACAACCTCAGACAACTCGTGACCCAGGCGCTGGAACAAGGTCATGATCTGATCGTGGCCGCAGGAGGGGACGGCACGATCGCGGCCGTGGCCGACGCGCTAGTGAACCGCCGCGCCGCCTCCGGCGTCACGCCCACCTTGGGCATCATCGCTACCGGAACGGCCAACGTGTTGGCACGCGAACTTGGCCTGCCGTTGGATCCTCTGGCTGCAGCGCGTCTGTTGGCACACCCCAAGGGTCGTCGCGCCTTGGATGTCATGAGAGTCCAAGACCGCCACTTCGTCGTGCAAATCGGCCTGGGTCTCGACGCCTTGATGATCCGCGACACCCCCCGCACCCACAAACGCCGCTGGGGTCGCCTGGCCTACCTTCTCGTGGGCCTGAGCCATCTGATTGGCTTCCGAGTCCATCGCTTCCAACTCTGGATCGACGACCAACCCCGCTACACCAAGCGGGGTCTGCAACTGGTCGTCGCCAATAGCGGCACGCTTGGCCAGGAAGGTTTTCACTGGGGCCCGAACATTTCACCCGATGACGGTGTCCTTAATGTGTGCCTCGTTGGCGCGCGAACCTGGCGGCACCTCTTGGACGTGGCCTGGGCCTTCTTCCGCGGCCGCGCCCACCACCACCGCCGTATCCACCACTTCGAGGCCCGACGCCGAATCACTCTGGACTCCCGCCCCCGCCTGCCAGTCCAGGCTGACGGCGAAGTGATCGGCACCACTCCCTTGACTATCGAATTGGTCCCCCGCGCTCTTGCGGTCCTCTGCTGA
- a CDS encoding glycoside hydrolase family protein encodes MSDPSVASESDPRPDANASAASASEAASRSLSDPATGPLNRRRVVVAIPDLGTEPPPNDPENEPWLLERSERLARGVWVAASSPFHPAVLGSCGVTPDFEPAEAPAPPELDTIRLVVHGCLDRLPSGHLTAAADLGVPVVEADLGRRATIRRLLERLAPERAESPDPDDPEGLKLAGDFLALGTARFQLEELTRAVGHGETLDRDAFDRETLKGARAWLEGDWPTATGRLRAAFELLTQARERFYPMDAYLIDLTLLEDSTPPESLHALLREGPATTLMATGRAVETLGQRHPALLETIREAVSLGRLDLIGGPLEELEEAFMPLESVLWQYRRAADAYRTHLDERTVETLARRRFGLSPGMAAITAKLGFRFALGWCLDEGVFPTAAEVKRLWDDGDGSSLECLFRTPDRADREAAGRRLPWRLGKSMNLDGSAVVLLAHWPEPVAAWYHEARRIASYSPVLARWVTVGDFFHYTDRPYDGFHPHPDQFLSPWLSQAVRRGEGHPISRWVAHQRDRMALDSAAAAVALRLALQGGGGAFDPSAFVTESNRAGEPLNVTAGLLTAAEDRLEASMGAGPVAPEGAAALPPPGDLAQAAATALAAVILGDPARVAAPRVRPEGYLVLNPTGRTRRVVVSLPEAAPDLKPSGPLLAAQLTETGVRGVVEVAGFGFAYVPASSPLEAPPAPLGILSFSDMTLSNGLIRVEIDKTTGGLRSIRAADESTPRLAQRLVAVKDGQDATRMVKLRHDVDYAGPALVQAWTEGTLDDDKGCALARFRQTYRLYAGQTRVEIEIRLEQLDGDFEARLGSRSSNPWTDFVACRWAWPDEAAALHRLHRHALFETQSRRPETSEGLLVEVRHREVGLLTGGLPYHQRKGGRMLDTLLVAGAEQTRIFNLAVVLNPSDLHAAAVDAFAPGLAVPILGGPPASGPTGWLVRVDSPHVAVTRLEHLASGRSGDGRGWGLALHLIETAGRPGRCKIHFFRDPVWARQTDFLEQTMVDATIDGDSVLVDFTPHELTRLDVTLAAE; translated from the coding sequence ATGTCCGACCCGTCGGTTGCCTCTGAATCCGACCCCCGACCCGACGCGAACGCCTCAGCCGCATCCGCGTCTGAAGCCGCGTCCAGGAGCCTGAGTGACCCCGCGACCGGCCCGCTCAACCGCCGTCGGGTGGTCGTGGCAATCCCCGACCTTGGGACCGAACCGCCCCCCAACGACCCCGAAAACGAGCCGTGGTTGCTGGAACGCTCCGAACGCCTGGCCCGCGGCGTCTGGGTCGCCGCAAGTTCACCCTTCCACCCGGCGGTTCTGGGATCCTGCGGCGTCACCCCCGACTTCGAGCCGGCTGAGGCCCCCGCGCCTCCCGAACTGGACACCATCCGTCTGGTCGTGCATGGCTGTCTGGATCGCCTCCCCTCTGGCCATTTGACGGCCGCCGCCGACCTCGGCGTGCCGGTCGTTGAGGCCGATTTGGGGCGCCGCGCCACGATCCGCCGCCTCTTAGAACGCCTCGCCCCCGAACGAGCCGAATCGCCCGACCCCGACGACCCCGAAGGTCTCAAACTCGCCGGCGACTTCCTCGCGCTGGGGACGGCTCGCTTCCAACTCGAGGAACTCACCCGCGCCGTCGGCCATGGCGAGACCCTGGATCGCGACGCCTTCGATCGTGAAACCCTCAAAGGAGCCCGCGCCTGGCTCGAAGGGGATTGGCCCACTGCCACGGGACGCCTTCGCGCTGCCTTCGAGCTGCTCACTCAGGCGCGCGAGCGATTCTATCCCATGGATGCCTACTTGATCGACCTGACCTTGCTGGAGGACTCAACCCCGCCCGAAAGTCTGCACGCACTGCTGCGCGAAGGTCCAGCCACAACGCTGATGGCCACCGGACGCGCCGTGGAGACCCTTGGCCAACGCCATCCCGCCCTGCTGGAAACGATCCGCGAAGCGGTCAGCCTAGGCCGTCTCGACCTGATCGGCGGTCCGCTAGAGGAACTTGAAGAGGCGTTCATGCCGTTGGAGTCGGTCCTTTGGCAATATCGCCGGGCGGCCGACGCCTATCGGACTCACTTGGACGAACGCACCGTTGAAACCTTGGCACGGCGCCGTTTTGGACTCAGCCCTGGCATGGCGGCGATCACCGCTAAACTGGGCTTCCGCTTTGCGTTGGGGTGGTGTTTGGACGAAGGCGTGTTTCCCACCGCGGCCGAAGTCAAACGTCTGTGGGACGATGGCGATGGTTCATCGTTGGAATGCCTATTTCGCACACCCGACCGGGCCGACCGCGAAGCCGCCGGACGCCGTTTGCCCTGGCGTTTGGGCAAATCCATGAACCTCGACGGCTCGGCGGTGGTGCTGCTGGCCCACTGGCCCGAACCGGTGGCCGCCTGGTATCACGAAGCGCGACGGATCGCCTCCTACTCGCCGGTCTTGGCCCGCTGGGTCACCGTGGGCGACTTCTTCCACTACACCGACCGGCCCTATGACGGCTTCCATCCCCATCCCGACCAATTCCTTTCACCCTGGTTGAGTCAGGCGGTCAGGCGTGGAGAGGGTCACCCAATCAGCCGTTGGGTCGCTCATCAGCGCGACCGCATGGCGTTGGATTCCGCCGCGGCCGCCGTGGCGCTTCGCCTGGCGCTTCAGGGCGGCGGAGGGGCCTTTGACCCGTCCGCGTTCGTCACCGAATCGAACCGCGCCGGCGAGCCGCTCAACGTCACGGCCGGTCTTCTGACCGCCGCCGAGGATCGCCTGGAAGCCTCGATGGGAGCCGGCCCGGTCGCGCCCGAGGGAGCCGCCGCTTTGCCTCCGCCGGGCGACCTAGCGCAAGCCGCCGCGACCGCGCTGGCCGCGGTGATCCTCGGCGACCCCGCCAGGGTGGCAGCCCCGCGGGTTCGACCTGAGGGCTACCTAGTCCTCAACCCAACCGGGCGGACCCGTCGGGTGGTGGTCTCCTTGCCTGAGGCCGCCCCCGACCTCAAACCTTCCGGTCCTCTGTTGGCTGCCCAACTCACCGAGACCGGTGTGCGGGGAGTTGTTGAGGTCGCCGGCTTCGGCTTCGCTTATGTTCCGGCCTCCTCGCCTCTCGAAGCCCCTCCCGCTCCCCTGGGAATCCTTTCGTTCTCGGACATGACACTTTCGAATGGTTTGATTCGTGTCGAGATCGACAAAACGACGGGTGGGTTGAGGTCGATCCGCGCTGCCGACGAATCGACTCCGCGATTGGCCCAGCGTCTGGTCGCGGTCAAGGATGGCCAAGACGCCACGCGGATGGTCAAGTTGCGGCATGACGTCGATTACGCCGGTCCGGCCCTGGTTCAAGCGTGGACTGAGGGTACCCTGGATGACGACAAGGGCTGCGCTTTGGCGCGGTTCCGCCAGACCTATCGGCTTTATGCTGGACAAACCCGGGTGGAGATTGAGATTCGCCTGGAGCAACTCGACGGCGATTTTGAGGCTCGCCTGGGGTCGCGTTCAAGCAACCCGTGGACCGACTTCGTGGCCTGTCGCTGGGCCTGGCCCGACGAAGCGGCAGCGCTACATCGTCTGCACCGTCACGCTCTGTTCGAGACTCAGTCGCGTCGTCCGGAGACGTCCGAAGGGCTGTTGGTGGAGGTTCGCCACCGCGAGGTGGGTTTGCTCACCGGCGGTTTGCCCTACCACCAACGCAAGGGGGGGCGGATGCTCGACACCCTTTTGGTGGCCGGGGCAGAACAGACCCGCATTTTCAACCTGGCCGTGGTCCTCAACCCGAGTGACCTGCACGCCGCAGCGGTGGACGCCTTCGCGCCCGGCCTGGCAGTGCCGATTCTGGGAGGACCGCCCGCCTCGGGGCCGACCGGCTGGCTGGTGAGGGTCGATTCGCCCCACGTCGCGGTTACCCGTTTGGAACACCTCGCTTCGGGACGCTCGGGGGATGGTCGGGGTTGGGGCTTGGCCCTCCACTTGATCGAAACCGCCGGACGTCCCGGACGCTGCAAAATCCACTTCTTCCGCGACCCCGTTTGGGCGCGCCAGACTGACTTCCTCGAACAAACGATGGTGGATGCCACCATCGACGGCGACTCAGTTCTGGTCGATTTCACCCCGCATGAACTCACCCGCTTGGATGTTACCCTGGCCGCCGAGTGA
- a CDS encoding YceH family protein: MSSVVSPPSSGRPQPSWPTLSPPERRVLGVLVEKAKTTPDAYPLTLAALTTGCNQKTNRIPLTNYDQDEVEETLDRLRARGLVIQVDSSTGRVPRFKHTLYEKLGVTSPQIAVIAELLLRGPQTEGDLRARANRMLERDPIADLTELQTLLAGLIERGLVVSLSPEGQKRGVVVTHGLYPPDEWERVRLQVTRDFPAEPSPSTPTPTQTAPAYISTAPPHPSVTPVLAGSADPTELAEARREIAVLRAQLETLRAEVARLQAEFAALKTALGA; encoded by the coding sequence ATGTCATCCGTCGTTTCGCCGCCGTCGTCCGGCCGCCCTCAACCCTCATGGCCAACCCTGTCACCGCCGGAGCGCCGGGTGTTGGGAGTGCTGGTCGAAAAGGCCAAGACCACTCCCGACGCCTACCCCCTCACGTTGGCCGCCCTGACGACCGGCTGCAACCAAAAAACCAACCGCATCCCGCTCACCAATTACGACCAGGACGAGGTTGAAGAGACGCTGGATCGGCTGCGGGCCCGTGGGCTCGTGATCCAGGTCGATTCCTCGACGGGCCGGGTGCCTCGATTCAAACACACTCTGTACGAGAAGCTGGGTGTCACCTCGCCACAAATTGCGGTGATCGCCGAGTTGCTGCTGCGTGGTCCTCAGACCGAGGGCGACCTGCGGGCGCGGGCCAACCGGATGCTCGAGCGCGACCCTATCGCTGACCTGACCGAGTTGCAAACGCTGCTGGCCGGCCTGATCGAACGCGGTCTGGTCGTCTCGCTCAGTCCCGAGGGTCAAAAACGGGGTGTGGTGGTTACCCACGGTCTGTATCCCCCCGACGAATGGGAGCGGGTGCGTCTTCAGGTCACACGCGACTTTCCCGCCGAACCTTCGCCTTCGACACCAACCCCGACCCAAACCGCACCGGCTTATATTTCGACGGCACCGCCCCATCCCTCGGTCACCCCGGTCCTGGCTGGGTCGGCTGATCCCACGGAACTGGCCGAAGCGCGTCGGGAGATCGCCGTCCTCCGAGCCCAACTGGAAACGCTCCGCGCCGAGGTGGCCCGCCTTCAAGCCGAGTTTGCCGCGTTGAAAACGGCGTTGGGAGCCTGA
- a CDS encoding single-stranded DNA-binding protein, with protein sequence MANLNKVFLIGNLTADPELRYIPGTGTAVADLRMAINRSWSSRDGERREEVLYIDVTVWDRMAENCCKYLKRGRPIHVEGYLKQETWESNGEKRSKIKVVADNVQFLDRGDRSGGESSGSGNEEGYGPPPPRSTSRFSSGSREVAPGGPAPRGPGGSYDGGGSPPARPARPAPPPPSHDDEGDDIPF encoded by the coding sequence ATGGCGAACTTGAACAAGGTGTTTTTGATCGGCAACCTCACGGCCGACCCCGAACTGCGCTACATTCCCGGCACCGGTACCGCGGTGGCCGACCTCCGCATGGCGATCAACCGCTCATGGTCCAGCCGCGACGGCGAACGTCGTGAGGAGGTGCTGTACATCGACGTGACCGTGTGGGACCGGATGGCCGAAAACTGCTGCAAATATCTGAAGCGAGGTCGCCCAATCCACGTCGAGGGCTATCTCAAGCAGGAGACGTGGGAATCCAACGGCGAAAAACGCTCCAAGATCAAGGTCGTGGCCGATAATGTCCAGTTCCTTGATCGAGGGGATCGGTCCGGCGGCGAGTCGAGCGGCTCCGGAAACGAAGAGGGGTACGGCCCGCCTCCGCCTCGCTCGACCTCCCGTTTCTCGAGCGGTTCCCGCGAGGTGGCCCCTGGTGGTCCCGCGCCGCGGGGACCCGGCGGTTCTTACGACGGCGGTGGATCTCCTCCGGCTCGTCCCGCCCGCCCCGCGCCTCCGCCGCCTTCCCACGACGACGAGGGGGACGATATTCCCTTCTAA
- the rpsF gene encoding 30S ribosomal protein S6, translated as MPINMYEGMFLLDSAKASVAWEETVQQVHGILTKHGSEIVASRQWDEKRLAYPVKGHRKGTYLLTFFKADASRLKDISHDCKLNDVILRELILKVHPKLAEASVQQGMSATPTEEEERRSDEEIDERERPRRRSRRDD; from the coding sequence GTGCCAATCAACATGTATGAAGGAATGTTTCTCCTGGACAGTGCCAAGGCGTCTGTGGCCTGGGAGGAGACGGTGCAACAGGTGCATGGGATTTTGACCAAGCACGGTTCGGAGATTGTGGCCAGTCGTCAGTGGGACGAGAAGCGTTTGGCCTATCCGGTCAAAGGTCACCGCAAGGGGACCTATCTGTTGACCTTCTTCAAGGCGGACGCCTCCCGCCTCAAGGACATCAGCCACGACTGCAAGCTCAACGACGTGATTTTGCGCGAACTGATCCTCAAGGTGCATCCCAAGCTGGCCGAGGCTTCGGTGCAACAGGGGATGTCCGCCACGCCGACCGAGGAGGAGGAGCGGCGCTCCGACGAGGAGATCGACGAACGCGAGCGTCCCCGCCGCCGTTCCCGCCGGGACGACTAA
- the pth gene encoding aminoacyl-tRNA hydrolase, with protein sequence MGRVKLVVGLGNPGSKYEGTRHNVGFDVVDRLAQGGMGARFVRKFDGQIADTLIDHHRVLLLKPETFMNLSGRSVGQVARFYQLEPSDVLVVCDDLSLPLGRLRLRPGGGDGGQKGLRDIIAHLGTSDVPRLRLGIGDRGSIDAADFVLSRFRPSERAAIEDALILATQAVAVWVTRGLEAAMNQFNATGPASQPNRSSSSPRDPDHDPHPACDPPP encoded by the coding sequence GTGGGCAGGGTCAAGCTGGTGGTCGGTTTGGGAAACCCTGGCAGCAAGTACGAGGGAACCCGCCACAACGTCGGCTTCGACGTGGTGGATCGACTGGCCCAGGGCGGCATGGGGGCCCGCTTCGTCCGCAAATTCGATGGTCAAATCGCCGACACGCTGATCGATCACCACCGGGTCCTGCTACTCAAGCCTGAGACGTTCATGAACCTCTCGGGCCGCAGTGTCGGTCAAGTGGCACGATTCTACCAACTCGAACCGTCCGACGTACTCGTGGTCTGCGACGATCTATCTCTGCCCCTGGGTCGGTTGCGATTGCGACCCGGCGGCGGCGACGGCGGCCAAAAAGGATTACGCGACATCATCGCCCACCTGGGCACCTCCGACGTGCCCCGGCTACGTCTGGGGATCGGCGACCGGGGATCGATCGACGCGGCCGACTTTGTGTTGAGCCGGTTTCGCCCCTCGGAACGAGCCGCCATCGAAGACGCCCTGATCCTGGCCACCCAGGCGGTGGCCGTCTGGGTGACGCGGGGTCTCGAGGCGGCCATGAACCAGTTCAACGCCACCGGACCAGCCAGCCAGCCCAACCGTTCCAGCTCCTCCCCCCGCGATCCCGACCACGACCCCCACCCCGCTTGCGACCCTCCCCCCTGA
- a CDS encoding 50S ribosomal protein L25 has product MSVTVKLEAQARSPEKNKGTGTRVARKLRQQGLIPAIIYGHKEPNLPIVLKHDDVWRIIKQQSHRVDLVVAGKTEEVLVRHVQWDHLSRDIIHLDFYRVSPEETVESIVRLEFKGTPAGVAAGGLLETPVHELKVDCRADSIPDLIAVDLSGLELGQSLYARDVPLPAGVKLHGNPDLLVAHVVAKPVKVEAAPAAPAEGQA; this is encoded by the coding sequence ATGTCGGTCACGGTCAAACTGGAAGCTCAGGCCCGCAGCCCTGAAAAGAACAAAGGGACCGGAACTCGCGTTGCCCGTAAATTGCGGCAACAAGGTCTCATCCCGGCGATCATCTACGGTCACAAGGAACCCAACCTCCCAATCGTGCTCAAGCACGACGACGTGTGGCGCATCATAAAGCAACAGTCGCACCGGGTCGATCTGGTGGTCGCGGGCAAGACCGAAGAGGTGTTGGTCCGCCACGTGCAGTGGGATCACCTGTCGCGCGACATCATTCACCTGGATTTTTACCGGGTCAGCCCGGAGGAAACAGTCGAGTCGATCGTGAGGCTCGAGTTCAAGGGCACGCCTGCTGGCGTCGCCGCCGGCGGCCTGCTGGAAACGCCGGTGCATGAACTCAAGGTGGATTGCCGGGCCGACTCGATCCCTGACCTCATTGCGGTCGATCTTTCGGGTCTGGAACTGGGCCAATCGCTCTACGCTCGCGACGTGCCCCTGCCCGCCGGCGTCAAACTGCACGGCAACCCCGACCTGCTGGTGGCTCACGTCGTCGCCAAGCCGGTCAAGGTCGAGGCAGCCCCTGCGGCCCCCGCCGAAGGCCAAGCTTGA